The following coding sequences lie in one Metopolophium dirhodum isolate CAU chromosome 5, ASM1992520v1, whole genome shotgun sequence genomic window:
- the LOC132944898 gene encoding PWWP domain-containing protein 2B-like isoform X1 produces the protein MDTNIGVLENAVIQVVVESVTPDMIVVSYTAINGSVYQGILLNNVKRRFPCGSVPMTKPPLSPRNLKTESDNDILYSVSQRFTYFQNTPNTLKKIPSKTKKVRKPMTVRLRPRQVLCSKCKSNCTENSDNVDTSKDLVKNESNTIPEKRLLRSHGPVPEFPIKPSDSVSQVKSMCRTLIPKLVKIKSREITEALNNYSTFTELDEWVGNKKDCEDDCDIEEKMVLRKKPSIGSMEDLWDETAFEETKKTPIIKITFGSQGEGTVMEIPSRQADGDSEPDKLLRKRAKRRRQDGEKRKKHKKRHKEHEDDLEMNNFSIHLNNFNSKEEYCARKETNSSESINNVNGQHSDDDIELNSSPELVMPQIETSDSNSFFVLKSGKILHEGDVVWGKVKGFPWWPAKVSNFTTSNGEENGSFVNVTWFGSSTTSFLNCDQINPFLDFYKSRFNKHKKTSSYKEAIKQAMAVAKQQQNITNQNIS, from the exons ATGGATACAAATATTGGGGTCCTCGAGAATGCTGTCATACAGGTGGTGGTCGAGAGTGTTACGCCAGATATGATTGTAGTGTCATATACTGCCATAAATGGGTCTGTTTACCAAGGCATACTGTTGAACAATGTCAAAAG ACGTTTTCCATGTGGAAGTGTTCCTATGACAAAACCTCCACTATCGCCCAGAAATTTAAAGACTGAATCTgataatgacattttatattCTGTAAGTCAACGTTTTACCTATTTCCAAAATACCccaaacacattaaaaaaaattcccagtaaaactaaaaaagtgaGAAAACCCATGACTGTTCGTCTAAGACCTCGTCAAGTTCTATGTTCAAAATGTAAATCAAATTGTACTGAAAATTCAGACAATGTTGATACCTCTAAAGATCTTGTTAAAAATGAAAGTAACACAATTCCTGAAAAGAGATTATTACGAAGTCATGGACCTGTTCCAGAGTTTCCTATAAAACCATCAGATTCTGTATCTCAAGTTAAATCTATGTGCCGTACCCTGATACCtaaacttgtaaaaattaaatcaagaGAAATAACAGAGgcacttaataattattcaacattCACTGAACTAGATGAATGGGTAGGTAACAAAAAAGACTGTGAAGATGACTGTgatattgaagaaaaaatggTGTTAAGAAAAAAACCTAGCATTGGATCAATGGAAGATCTATGGGATGAAACAGCATTTgaagaaactaaaaaaacaccaatcataaaaataacatttggaTCTCAAGGTGAAGGTACAGTTATGGAAATACCATCTCGTCAAGCTGATGGAGATAGCGAACCAGATAAACTCTTGCGTAAAAGAGCAAAACGTAGAAGACAAGAtggagaaaaaagaaaaaaacataagaaaAGACATAAAGAACATGAGGATGATTTAGAAATGAATAATTtctcaatacatttaaataattttaattctaaagAGGAATATTGTGCAAGAAAAGAAACTAATAGTTCTGaatcaattaataatgtaaatggtCAACACTCTGATGATGACATTGAATTAAATAGTTCACCTGAACTTGTAATGCCTCAGATAGAAACATCAGACTCTAATTCCTTTTTTGTATTGAAATCGGGTAAAATTCTACACGAAGGCGATGTTGTTTGGGGAAAAGTAAAAGGATTTCCTTGGTGGCCAGCAAAG GTATCAAATTTTACTACAAGTAATGGTGAAGAAAATGGGTCATTTGTTAATGTCACTTGGTTTGGTTCTTCTACTACATCTTTTCTTAATTGCGATCAGATTAAtccatttttagatttttacaag tctcGATTTAACAAACACAAGAAAACAAGTAGTTATAAAGAAGCTATCAAACAAGCAATGGCTGTAGCGAAACAACAGCAAAATATAACCAACCAAAATATCAGTTGA
- the LOC132945463 gene encoding DNA replication factor Cdt1-like yields the protein METEQKTLDNFIKNRKRPVNDHDLCKNELMNNTVEINKLSIKLSFDDCVLQSIKKQKVENGVKLKHTLHVSNAVTNNILEEKEKKYGVNPEKTITPEQSPSTKAQLQQILDLGEFHKIVCCKQNIKKLQEKLNFVEQCQKDLKSTESEVETSKYNCLPLSASDDFKISTSPVKHSQQRPLFPSPRRVMMDLQPKLTKILHNDVGSVMTISPLKQYSALTDSKTLPLPLKFRILNELFKVMETVLSMRFSRKEKITFYKLKQNIQQITRKNFTELQLAQIKTIVPDFFQFSLVKSSKDKFSIDLVIAPVYGLAHKDNIDLMQLTIRRKNTFYNALIDIMKVHHAEYLNELIPPILIDKDKITRWHPEFDVESVPNINPSPLPKIEIDKSKISTAKDILDQTHALFIYNNCLNRAPSAIMNENHNNLVEIKLPTEDAKNTLKSALIGIPKLFLTKIQSKQIEKARGLMMMSVNQLNKDKMMIRLPDIARRMRTYFVQLQRNVMPLIKVIDQLKQSYPEAMTDNDWETHLNLLQEKVPHWVVSKIVDGTEYIRVDKKINFEECVIKKLKNNF from the exons atggaAACTGAACAAAAAACATTAGACAATTTCATCAAGAACAGAAAACGGCCTGTCAACGATCATGACTTATGTAAAAATGAACTGATGAACAATACTGTTGAAATTAACAAACttagtataaaattatcatttgatGATTGTGTACTTCAAAGCATTAAAAAGCAAAAG gttgaAAATGGTGTAAAACTTAAACATACATTGCATGTTTCTAATGCagttactaataatattttagaagaaaaagaaaaaaaatatggtgtTAACCCAGAGAAAACTATAACTCCTGAACAATCACCATCCACTAAGGCCCAATTACAACAA attttggatTTGGGtgaatttcataaaattgtttgttgtaagcaaaatattaaaaaacttcaAGAAAAGCTTAACTTCGTAGAACAATGTCAAAAGGATCTTAAGTCTACAGAATCTGAAGTTGAAACatctaaatataattgtttacctTTGTCTGCATCAGATGATTTCAAGATTAGTACTAGTCCAGTAAAACATTCTCAACAAAGACCATTATTTCCTAGTCCTAGAAGAGTAATGATGGACCTTCAACCTAAACTGactaaaatattacacaatgaTGTTGGATCTGTTATGACTATTTCACCATTAAAACAGTATTCTGCATTGACAGATTCTAAAACATTACCTTTGCCATTgaaatttcgaattttgaatgaattgtttaaagttatgGAAACAGTATTATCTATGAGATTTtcaagaaaagaaaaaataacattttataagctcaaacaaaatattcagCAAATAACTAGAAA GAATTTTACTGAATTACAATTGGCTCAAATTAAAACCATTGTTCCTGactttttccaattttctttaGTGAAATCATCAAAAGACAAATTTAGTATTGATTTAGTAATAGCTCCAGTTTAtg gttTGGCACACAAAGATAACATTGACCTAATGCAACTAACAATTCGgagaaaaaacacattttataatgcGTTAATAGACATTATGAAAGTACACCATGCA gaATATTTGAACGAATTAATTCCTCCTATCTTAATTGATAAAGATAAAATTACCAGATGGCACCCTGAGTTTGATGTTGAATCTGTGCCAAATATCAATCCATCGCCATTGCCTAAGATTGAAATTGATAAGTCAAAAATATCAACTGCAAAagatatattag atcaaaCACATGCAttgtttatttacaataattgtttaaatcgAGCCCCTTCTGCAATAATGAATGAAAACCACAACAATttagttgaaataaaattacctaCAGAAGATGCAAAAAACACCTTAAAAAGTGCACTTATTGGCattcctaaattatttttaactaag ATCCAATCTAAGCAAATTGAAAAAGCAAGAGGATTAATGATGATGTCagttaatcaattaaataaagataaaatgaTGATCAGATTACCAGACATTGCTCGGAGAATGCGAACTTACTTTGTACAACTTCAAAGAAATGTCATGCCACTAATAAAAGTCATTGACCAATTAAAGCAAAGTTATCCTGAGGCTATGACAGACA ATGATTGGGAAACTCACTTAAATCTTCTTCAAGAAAAAGTACCCCACTGGGTTGTATCAAAAATAGTAGATGGAACTGAATACATTcgtgttgataaaaaaataaattttgaagaatgtgtgattaaaaaattaaaaaataatttttag
- the LOC132944899 gene encoding beta-1,4-galactosyltransferase galt-1-like encodes MMKTRVRLLLLLFTGALTLFVVFFVFDEKPNSVDVKDNKYFSQKLKPPTHYKPAKQQYIIHPPHVERTLPNRSGIVPRDAVWQKVQSTKYKFFIYSAYLDTRIKSIGPLVRIIGATKTRKPDPVWCRLWYANSSKTVSAFVKAIRENWNLKYSAVFVLCKLPSDGNHPLSVSIVSHIKDPITNEILIQMPKPTSQLKTDIEICVKPFHYYYDRAIQLMEFVELNYLLGIGHFTFYKNTIGPNVECVLDRYIKDNLVSVLPWQLDMVSKQEIRTEGMFAALNDCLYRNMYKSKYVAFLDIDEIIVPRQNDTLIKLINWLNIYQTPAAYSFRNAFFYMQWADDDSLPLDQNPFHSNLVVLRKTRRKTKLHPHKQRSKYICDPQRIVEVGNHFIWEFLNPNDGTFYFTPERAILHHYRVCEYGGNDCVTADSTVDRTVYRYRKKLVDRITNTLSNLDTNCLIEAQANTNETMYFSN; translated from the exons ATGATGAAAACTCGAGTTCGTCTGTTGCTGCTCTTGTTCACTGGTGCTCTTACCTTGTTCGTAGTCTTTTTTGTCTTCGATGAAAAACCCAACAGCGTAGACGTCAAA gaCAACAAGTATTTTAGTCAAAAACTTAAACCACCGACCCATTACAAGCCTGCAaaacaacagtatataatacatCCACCGCATGTAGAACGTACATTACCCAATCGAAGTGGAATCGTTCCAAGAGACGCAGTTTGGCAAAAAGTCCAATCAACAAA gtacaaatttttcatttattcagcATACTTGGATACAAGAATCAAATCTATTGGACCATTGGTACGTATAATTGGTGCGACCAAAACTCGAAAACCAGATCCAGTTTGGTGTAGATTATGGTATGCAAATAGTTCCAAGACGGTTTCAGCATTTGTGAAAGCAATCCGGGAAAACTGGAATCTAAAGTACAGTGCAGTATTTGTGTTGTGCAAATTACCATCAGACGGAAACCATCCGTTAAGCGTATCTATTGTGTCTCATATTAAAGATCCAATTACAAATGAAATTCTGATTCAAATGCCAAAACCAACTAGTCAACTCAAGACTGATATAGAAATTTGTGTTAAgccatttcattattattatgatcga gcAATACAACTAATGGAATttgtagagttaaattatttactcgGGATtggacattttacattttataaaaatactattgggCCAAATGTTGAATGTGTTTTGGACCGTTACATAAAAGACAATTTGGTTTCTGTTTTACCTTGGCAGTTGGATATGGTATCCAAGCAAGAAATCAGAACTGAAGGAATGTTTGCTGCGCTTAATGATTGCTTGTATAGAAATATgtacaaatcaaaatatgtggCATTTTTAGACATAGATGAAATTATTGTTCCTAGACAAAATGATacattaatcaaattaattaa ttggtTAAACATTTATCAAACTCCAGCTGCTTATTCATTTCGTAATGCATTCTTCTACATGCAATGGGCTGATGATGACTCTTTACCATTAGATCAGAATCCATTTCATTCAAATCTTGTAGTATTACGTAAAACACGGCGTAAGACTAAATTGCATCCACATAAACaacgttcaaaatatatttgtgatCCGCAACGAATAGTAGAAGTTGGAAATCATTTTATCTGGGAGTTTTTAAATCCTAATGAtgggacattttattttacaccaGAACGTGCAATACTTCATCATTATAGGGTTTGTGAGTATGGAGGAAATGATTGTGTAACTGCAGACTCTACAGTGGACCGCACCGTGTACAGGTACAGAAAAAAATTGGTCGACAGAATAACAAATACTCTTAGCAACTTGGACACAAATTGTCTAATAGAAGCTCAAGCAAACACTAATGAAACAATGTACttctcaaattaa
- the LOC132944897 gene encoding eEF1A lysine and N-terminal methyltransferase-like, with protein MNLVPEKNSDFSTTEYWDSFFTKRKATFEWYGNYENLKRLLTKYISAKDVILMSGCGNSDLSLNLYSDGFINMTSVDNSEVVIANMNNKHKNKYPGLVYEIEDILNTKYADEKFSAVIDKGTLDALMPDGEVESLTRAMKMFNEIKRILKFGGRYICVSLLQYHIAQFIFSYFSENGWIIRVCQCTEVEDSPDFNGQPVFMVVCTKVNKIPGANPVLEWNPDGLTNERLDSINDLLEIVIDTQKSVSMCFDLTKCQMEDISNNYRFEINCSQTKKPRYTIMIVESPTQKNPNKMTFAAFIVPHGREHEWLFSSEEGQDILRRNCNVDRLAIISMHRGQIYKNLKQVQGELSRLMLKIAPQGVIRRGETILFLSLEQQLGDRKIIMESKSEHSGNFVIEEVIGQKDETYRRLVFLNMPHIIQSEAKLLTENGEIKIDYSHFLSDYIPYLGLGVGILANRLNRESKILLIGLGGGVLTNLLLNAYKNVNIVALEIDLVVYKIAKEAFGLLEDNRLEVNICDGLEYICNAVKNNDKYDAVIYDVDVKDPTLGLSGPPKAFLRQDILNNVKSLIGKDGLFLLNFVCRASDVKAEILNVLKTNFKQLTSLKIAEDINRVLLAGNSVEAFDAHLLEQTAAYMNQCTKSNPLIACDVIDISALKENIEDI; from the coding sequence ATGAATTTGGTACCCGAGAAAAACAGCGATTTCAGTACAACGGAGTATTGGGACTCTTTTTTTACAAAACGTAAAGCTACTTTCGAATGGTATggtaattatgaaaatttaaaacgtttacTCACCAAATACATTAGTGCTAAAGATGTTATATTAATGTCGGGCTGTGGAAATTCTGATCTTAGTTTAAACTTGTACTCTGATGGATTCATCAACATGACTAGTGTGGATAATAGTGAAGTTGTAATTgccaatatgaataataaacataaaaacaaatacccAGGTCTAGTTTATGAAATTGAGGATATATTGAATACCAAATATGCCGATGAAAAGTTTAGTGCCGTTATTGACAAAGGAACACTGGATGCTTTGATGCCGGATGGTGAAGTGGAGTCTCTTACACGTGcaatgaaaatgtttaatgagATCAAAAGAATATTGAAATTTGGAGGGCGATATATTTGTGTGTCGCTTCTTCAGTATCATATTGCACAGTTTATATTTTCCTATTTCAGTGAAAATGGTTGGATAATTCGTGTTTGCCAATGTACAGAAGTTGAAGACTCACCAGATTTCAATGGCCAACCTGTATTTATGGTTGTCTGcactaaagtaaataaaatacccGGAGCTAATCCAGTTCTTGAGTGGAATCCAGATGGACTTACAAATGAAAGATTAGATTCCATAAATGATCTATTAGAAATAGTTATTGATACTCAGAAATCTGTTTCAATGTGTTTTGATCTCACTAAATGTCAAATGGAagatatatcaaataattatcgATTTGAAATTAATTGCTCCCAAACAAAAAAACCTCGTTACACAATTATGATTGTTGAATCTCCTACtcaaaaaaatccaaataaaaTGACTTTTGCTGCATTTATTGTCCCTCATGGTCGAGAACATGAGTGGTTATTTAGCAGCGAAGAAGGGCAAGATATACTGCGACGGAATTGTAATGTAGATCGTTTAGCTATTATTAGTATGCATCGAGGACAGAtctataagaatttaaaacaagtacAGGGGGAGCTATCAAGACTTATGTTGAAAATAGCACCACAAGGTGTCATAAGACGTGGTGAAACCatactatttttatcattagAACAACAACTTGGAGACAGAAAAATCATTATGGAAAGCAAAAGTGAACACTCTGGAAATTTTGTAATAGAGGAAGTAATTGGGCAAAAAGATGAAACTTATAGACGTTTAGTATTCCTTAACATGCCTCATATCATTCAATCAGAAGCAAAATTACTGACTGAAAATGGAGAGATCAAAATCGACTATTCCCATTTCCTCAGCGATTACATACCATATTTGGGCCTCGGCGTGGGCATTTTAGCAAATCGATTAAATAGAGAATCTAAAATCCTTTTAATTGGTTTGGGTGGAGGTGTACttactaatttattgttaaatgcttataaaaatgtaaatattgttgCTTTAGAAATAGATCTAGTCGTATACAAAATAGCCAAAGAAGCTTTTGGACTGTTAGAGGACAACAGATTAGAAGTAAATATTTGCGATGGTCTTGAATATATATGCAATGCTgtcaaaaataatgataaatatgatGCAGTAATATACGATGTCGATGTTAAAGATCCTACATTGGGTTTAAGTGGACCTCCAAAAGCTTTTTTGAGACAAGATATACTGAATAATGTAAAAAGTTTAATCGGAAAAgacggtttatttttattgaactttgTCTGTCGTGCATCTGACGTTAAAGctgaaattttaaatgttttgaagaCTAATTTTAAACAACTAACATCATTAAAAATTGCTGAAGATATTAATAGAGTGCTGTTAGCAGGAAATAGTGTTGAAGCATTTGATGCACACCTTTTAGAACAAACTGCTGCATACATGAACCAATGCACCAAAAGTAACCCACTCATTGCTTGTGATGTCATTGATATTTCTGCTTTGAAGGAAAATATTGAAGATATTTAA
- the LOC132944898 gene encoding uncharacterized protein LOC132944898 isoform X2, producing MDTNIGVLENAVIQVVVESVTPDMIVVSYTAINGSVYQGILLNNVKRRFPCGSVPMTKPPLSPRNLKTESDNDILYSVSQRFTYFQNTPNTLKKIPSKTKKVRKPMTVRLRPRQVLCSKCKSNCTENSDNVDTSKDLVKNESNTIPEKRLLRSHGPVPEFPIKPSDSVSQVKSMCRTLIPKLVKIKSREITEALNNYSTFTELDEWVGNKKDCEDDCDIEEKMVLRKKPSIGSMEDLWDETAFEETKKTPIIKITFGSQGEGTVMEIPSRQADGDSEPDKLLRKRAKRRRQDGEKRKKHKKRHKEHEDDLEMNNFSIHLNNFNSKEEYCARKETNSSESINNVNGQHSDDDIELNSSPELVMPQIETSDSNSFFVLKSGKILHEGDVVWGKVKGFPWWPAKVCIVGKIIILKADIST from the exons ATGGATACAAATATTGGGGTCCTCGAGAATGCTGTCATACAGGTGGTGGTCGAGAGTGTTACGCCAGATATGATTGTAGTGTCATATACTGCCATAAATGGGTCTGTTTACCAAGGCATACTGTTGAACAATGTCAAAAG ACGTTTTCCATGTGGAAGTGTTCCTATGACAAAACCTCCACTATCGCCCAGAAATTTAAAGACTGAATCTgataatgacattttatattCTGTAAGTCAACGTTTTACCTATTTCCAAAATACCccaaacacattaaaaaaaattcccagtaaaactaaaaaagtgaGAAAACCCATGACTGTTCGTCTAAGACCTCGTCAAGTTCTATGTTCAAAATGTAAATCAAATTGTACTGAAAATTCAGACAATGTTGATACCTCTAAAGATCTTGTTAAAAATGAAAGTAACACAATTCCTGAAAAGAGATTATTACGAAGTCATGGACCTGTTCCAGAGTTTCCTATAAAACCATCAGATTCTGTATCTCAAGTTAAATCTATGTGCCGTACCCTGATACCtaaacttgtaaaaattaaatcaagaGAAATAACAGAGgcacttaataattattcaacattCACTGAACTAGATGAATGGGTAGGTAACAAAAAAGACTGTGAAGATGACTGTgatattgaagaaaaaatggTGTTAAGAAAAAAACCTAGCATTGGATCAATGGAAGATCTATGGGATGAAACAGCATTTgaagaaactaaaaaaacaccaatcataaaaataacatttggaTCTCAAGGTGAAGGTACAGTTATGGAAATACCATCTCGTCAAGCTGATGGAGATAGCGAACCAGATAAACTCTTGCGTAAAAGAGCAAAACGTAGAAGACAAGAtggagaaaaaagaaaaaaacataagaaaAGACATAAAGAACATGAGGATGATTTAGAAATGAATAATTtctcaatacatttaaataattttaattctaaagAGGAATATTGTGCAAGAAAAGAAACTAATAGTTCTGaatcaattaataatgtaaatggtCAACACTCTGATGATGACATTGAATTAAATAGTTCACCTGAACTTGTAATGCCTCAGATAGAAACATCAGACTCTAATTCCTTTTTTGTATTGAAATCGGGTAAAATTCTACACGAAGGCGATGTTGTTTGGGGAAAAGTAAAAGGATTTCCTTGGTGGCCAGCAAAGGTATGTATAGtcggtaaaattataattttaaaagcagATATTAGTACCTAA